From a single Planctellipticum variicoloris genomic region:
- a CDS encoding PQQ-binding-like beta-propeller repeat protein, which yields MCSRARILAILLLSFTATTPAELFAADWPTEGGNNQRTFSTDEQLALPLSLQWTYQAPAAPKLAWSSAEGRTIEGKLLAHRIRFDDAFRTVVVDGRVYFGSTVDHQLHCRDLATGKLLWTCFTGGPVRLAPTVQDGRVYFGSDDGIAYCADALTGRILWQRQVAPLDEWLLARGELISKWPVRTGLLVHQGVAYMGAGIFPHEDIYLYGVDAQTGRQVWQQENLSAQDAGRNDLSPQGYLLAKDDLLVVPSGGSLPAVFDLKASKLLHKRTHSWRGAAGGVVGGTRAMLADGQLYSGGEHHLLAMDELTGDVGFGWFEGQQMAIQGDAAYIVTGTRLSRLNRLEYAVASRKRHALEEKLANQAKSLRSLKGDEADQLKEQIRGDAAEMKQLESVGIVWSTETGDDKALLAAGNVVVVGGPGRVTAYDSKDGRQVWTHELEGDARGLAVAESRLLVSTDAGAIHSFGSSATPSPQIVTDLQPATVPDDDQSPQYRAAAAEILKRSGVNAGYGLVVGGEEGRLALELARQSELKIYCVEPSAEKVTRARQRLAAAGLYGHRVVVHQRDLAPLPYSNYFADLIVSDTVIKDGTWTLPLEQIERHLKPVGGLLCLGRPASAGEIAPAKLRDWSLSSALGNQLETKIADNWLIMTRGPLPGAGNWSHQYGNPGNTAVSSDRRIQGDLGVLWYGDPGPGEMVNRHEGAVGPLAVNGRLFVQGENTILAYDSYNGRHLWTHENPKAVRTGVFQNQNPGNLAAGEDSLFHFIGDKCLQVDMATGKVVATHELPPGKTDGRYEWGYVAVNNGLLVGTATIRQELAAALRRRGKTTEDATDGLFAIDIATGKHLWAYAGKSISHHTIAIGPDRIFFIDSSITSEQRENLLRQDKSRLAELTGEEQVLAEKRLKEADVRLTVALDLKTGKKLWEQAVDVTDCSDIGIGGGKLTMMYDNDTLVLCGANANGHYWKQFVAGEFQRRRLVALSAYDGFKLWAKDANYRNRPIIVGKKILAEPWMYDLTSGEQITRQHPITGAEAPWSIMRTGHHCGMLTGCDSGMIMFRSGFTGYIDLNEDAGIRHFAGHRLGCWINAIAANGLVMIPEASAGCVCQFSIASTIVMEPRETRRPWTIYSAVGAQTPVQHLAVNLGAPGDRKDALGTIWFSWPRRDAYKETSLDVRLDLRPQFETGGDFNNVEETRVAPSASDTPWLYSSWADGLKQLTLPLLGEGDEPASYTIRLHFAEARSGAKEPTVLDVRFNGKEVVEGLSLTPAPDEDSAVKPVVREIRNVRIERELVIDLRAQHGTPVLNAIEAIREPATK from the coding sequence ATGTGTTCCAGAGCTCGAATTCTCGCGATCCTGCTGTTGTCATTTACCGCGACAACACCCGCAGAACTTTTCGCGGCCGACTGGCCGACGGAAGGCGGCAACAACCAGCGAACGTTTTCGACCGACGAGCAGTTGGCTCTGCCGCTGAGTTTGCAGTGGACCTATCAGGCGCCCGCGGCTCCGAAGCTCGCCTGGTCGAGCGCCGAAGGCCGCACGATCGAAGGCAAGCTGCTGGCTCATCGCATCCGCTTCGATGACGCCTTCCGGACCGTTGTGGTCGATGGCCGCGTCTACTTCGGCTCCACCGTCGACCACCAGCTCCACTGCCGCGATCTGGCCACCGGCAAACTCCTCTGGACCTGCTTCACCGGCGGCCCGGTTCGACTGGCGCCGACCGTCCAGGACGGTCGCGTCTACTTCGGCTCTGACGACGGAATCGCCTATTGCGCCGACGCCCTGACCGGTCGCATCCTCTGGCAGCGGCAGGTCGCCCCACTCGACGAGTGGCTGCTGGCCCGCGGCGAGCTGATCTCCAAGTGGCCGGTTCGAACCGGACTGCTCGTCCATCAGGGCGTCGCCTACATGGGGGCCGGAATCTTCCCGCACGAGGACATCTATCTCTATGGCGTCGACGCGCAGACCGGCCGACAGGTCTGGCAACAGGAAAACCTCAGCGCGCAGGACGCCGGCCGAAACGATCTTTCGCCCCAGGGCTACCTGCTCGCGAAAGACGATCTGCTGGTCGTCCCGTCGGGCGGATCCCTCCCCGCCGTCTTTGATCTCAAAGCCAGCAAACTGCTCCACAAGCGGACGCATAGCTGGCGTGGCGCGGCAGGCGGAGTCGTCGGCGGAACGCGCGCCATGCTCGCCGACGGCCAGCTCTATTCCGGCGGCGAGCACCACCTGCTCGCCATGGACGAACTGACCGGCGACGTCGGTTTCGGCTGGTTTGAAGGCCAGCAGATGGCCATCCAAGGCGACGCTGCCTACATCGTAACCGGCACGCGTCTGTCTCGACTGAACCGTCTGGAATATGCCGTCGCCAGCCGTAAGCGCCACGCTCTGGAGGAGAAACTCGCCAACCAGGCCAAGTCGCTCCGCAGCCTGAAGGGCGACGAGGCCGATCAATTGAAGGAGCAGATTCGCGGCGACGCTGCGGAAATGAAGCAGCTCGAATCGGTCGGGATCGTCTGGTCGACCGAGACCGGCGACGACAAAGCCCTCCTGGCCGCCGGAAATGTCGTCGTCGTGGGAGGCCCCGGTCGCGTCACCGCGTACGATTCCAAAGACGGCCGGCAGGTCTGGACCCACGAGCTGGAAGGTGATGCACGCGGCCTCGCCGTCGCCGAGAGCCGACTCCTCGTCAGCACGGACGCCGGTGCGATCCACAGCTTCGGCAGTTCCGCGACTCCGTCGCCGCAGATCGTGACCGACCTGCAGCCCGCAACCGTTCCGGACGACGACCAGAGCCCGCAGTACCGTGCGGCAGCAGCGGAGATCCTGAAGCGGTCCGGCGTCAACGCGGGCTACGGACTGGTCGTGGGCGGCGAAGAGGGCCGGCTGGCGCTGGAACTCGCCCGTCAAAGTGAACTGAAGATCTACTGTGTCGAGCCTTCCGCCGAGAAAGTCACCCGCGCCCGTCAGCGGCTGGCCGCCGCGGGACTCTACGGTCACCGCGTCGTCGTGCATCAGCGCGATCTCGCCCCGCTCCCGTATTCGAACTACTTCGCCGACCTGATCGTCTCGGACACCGTCATCAAAGACGGAACATGGACGCTGCCATTGGAGCAGATTGAACGTCACCTCAAACCGGTTGGAGGGCTCTTGTGCCTGGGACGCCCGGCCTCCGCCGGCGAAATCGCTCCCGCCAAACTCCGCGACTGGTCCCTCAGCTCCGCGCTGGGAAATCAGCTTGAGACGAAGATCGCCGACAACTGGCTGATCATGACCCGCGGCCCTCTCCCGGGAGCCGGGAACTGGTCGCATCAGTATGGTAACCCGGGCAACACGGCGGTGAGCAGTGACCGCCGCATCCAGGGAGACCTTGGCGTCCTGTGGTATGGCGATCCAGGTCCCGGCGAGATGGTCAACCGCCACGAGGGGGCCGTGGGGCCTCTGGCGGTGAACGGCCGACTGTTCGTCCAGGGCGAAAACACAATCCTGGCCTACGACTCCTACAACGGTCGCCACCTCTGGACGCACGAGAACCCCAAGGCCGTCCGGACCGGCGTCTTCCAGAACCAGAATCCCGGCAACCTGGCAGCGGGCGAAGACAGCCTGTTTCACTTCATCGGCGACAAATGCCTCCAGGTCGACATGGCGACCGGCAAAGTGGTCGCGACGCACGAACTCCCTCCCGGCAAGACCGACGGACGCTACGAATGGGGCTACGTCGCCGTCAACAATGGCCTCCTGGTGGGGACGGCGACGATCCGGCAGGAGCTGGCGGCCGCCCTCCGCCGCCGCGGCAAAACCACCGAAGACGCCACCGACGGCCTCTTCGCCATCGACATCGCCACCGGAAAACACCTCTGGGCCTACGCCGGGAAGAGCATCTCGCACCATACGATCGCCATCGGCCCCGATCGAATCTTCTTCATCGACAGCTCGATCACCAGCGAGCAGCGGGAAAACCTGCTGCGGCAGGACAAATCCCGTCTGGCCGAACTGACCGGCGAAGAACAGGTTCTGGCGGAGAAGCGACTGAAGGAGGCCGACGTCCGCCTGACCGTCGCACTCGATCTCAAGACAGGCAAGAAGCTCTGGGAGCAGGCCGTCGACGTCACCGACTGCAGCGATATCGGCATCGGCGGCGGCAAGCTCACCATGATGTACGACAACGACACCCTCGTCCTCTGCGGCGCCAACGCCAACGGCCACTACTGGAAGCAGTTCGTCGCCGGCGAATTCCAGCGGCGGCGCCTCGTCGCCCTCTCGGCGTACGACGGCTTCAAGCTCTGGGCCAAAGACGCCAACTACCGCAACCGTCCGATCATCGTCGGCAAGAAGATCCTCGCCGAACCCTGGATGTACGACCTCACCTCCGGCGAACAGATCACCCGCCAGCACCCGATCACCGGCGCAGAGGCCCCCTGGAGCATCATGCGGACGGGACACCACTGCGGCATGCTCACCGGCTGCGACTCCGGCATGATCATGTTCCGCTCCGGTTTCACCGGGTACATCGATCTGAATGAGGACGCCGGCATCCGCCACTTCGCCGGGCATCGCCTCGGCTGCTGGATCAACGCCATCGCGGCCAACGGGCTCGTAATGATTCCCGAAGCGAGCGCGGGCTGCGTCTGCCAGTTCTCGATCGCCTCGACCATCGTGATGGAACCCCGCGAAACCCGCCGGCCATGGACGATTTACAGCGCCGTCGGAGCACAGACTCCCGTGCAGCACCTCGCGGTGAACCTCGGGGCGCCGGGAGATCGCAAAGACGCCCTGGGCACGATCTGGTTCTCCTGGCCGCGGCGCGACGCCTACAAAGAGACGTCGCTCGACGTCCGGCTCGATTTGCGTCCGCAGTTTGAAACCGGCGGCGACTTCAACAACGTCGAGGAGACCCGCGTCGCGCCATCGGCCTCCGACACCCCCTGGCTCTATTCGTCGTGGGCCGACGGCCTGAAGCAACTGACGCTGCCCCTCCTGGGCGAAGGGGACGAACCCGCCAGCTACACCATCCGGCTGCACTTCGCCGAGGCCCGCTCAGGCGCCAAAGAACCGACCGTCCTGGACGTGCGTTTCAATGGCAAGGAAGTCGTCGAAGGGCTGTCTCTGACTCCCGCACCCGACGAAGACTCCGCGGTCAAGCCGGTCGTTCGCGAGATCCGCAACGTCCGCATCGAACGCGAGCTGGTGATCGACCTGCGAGCCCAGCACGGAACGCCGGTGCTCAACGCCATCGAGGCCATTCGCGAACCTGCCACAAAGTAG
- a CDS encoding ABC transporter permease translates to MTPARHRAGSDLPFLTLMGGLGGSYILLILAMLAADIAFTSPAHFVAALSKPEIQFAVRLTLITCTISALLSIWVATPLGYLLSRFRFRGRWLIVTAIDVPVVLPPLVIGLSLLILFHLPLRGGTLEDWFQRDLGFGVTFATPAVVLAQFAVACAFAVQTMRVTFDQIDPRAEQVALTLGCRRSQAFLQVVLPQAWRGLIAAFTIAWARSLGEFGPILVFAGATRMRTEVLSTTVFLELSVGQLEASVAVSLLMVLAAMAVLGIVRLLGTEVNR, encoded by the coding sequence ATGACACCGGCTCGCCACCGGGCCGGATCTGACCTGCCGTTTCTGACTCTCATGGGGGGACTGGGAGGCAGCTATATCCTGCTCATTCTCGCCATGCTCGCGGCGGACATCGCCTTTACCTCCCCCGCCCACTTCGTGGCGGCTCTGAGCAAGCCGGAGATTCAATTCGCCGTCCGGCTCACGCTGATCACCTGCACGATCTCCGCGTTGCTCTCCATCTGGGTTGCGACCCCTCTGGGTTATCTCCTGTCGCGGTTCCGCTTCCGCGGGCGCTGGCTGATCGTCACGGCGATCGACGTCCCGGTCGTGCTGCCGCCGCTGGTCATCGGGCTCAGCCTGCTAATCCTGTTCCACTTGCCGCTCCGGGGGGGCACACTGGAGGACTGGTTTCAGCGCGATCTGGGATTCGGCGTCACGTTTGCCACGCCCGCCGTTGTACTCGCTCAGTTCGCGGTGGCGTGCGCCTTCGCCGTTCAGACCATGCGCGTCACCTTCGACCAGATCGATCCACGCGCCGAACAGGTCGCGCTGACGCTGGGCTGTCGCCGGAGCCAGGCCTTCCTGCAGGTCGTCCTGCCGCAGGCCTGGCGCGGGCTGATCGCCGCCTTCACGATCGCCTGGGCCCGGTCGCTCGGGGAATTCGGCCCGATCCTGGTCTTCGCCGGCGCCACTCGCATGCGGACCGAGGTCCTCTCGACCACCGTCTTCCTGGAGCTCAGTGTCGGCCAGCTCGAAGCCTCCGTCGCCGTTTCGCTGCTGATGGTCCTGGCCGCGATGGCCGTACTCGGCATCGTCCGGCTGCTGGGTACGGAGGTGAATCGATGA
- a CDS encoding ABC transporter ATP-binding protein — MIELRDVTIRSGPFVLSQVNLTVPQGGYAILMGRTGEGKTTILEAICGLRTVAAGRVVVGGVDVTRWKPADRGIGYVPQDLALFPTMTVRGHLEFALRIRRADRATLRNRVAELSHVLGIEALLDRHVRHLSGGEAQRVALGRALAFEPQILLLDEPLAALDETTRQRLCELLRSIQRDRGLTTLHITHNRAEAQALADTLFVIESRQVAERPIGQLEQLAAAVATTHRNETR, encoded by the coding sequence ATGATCGAGCTCCGCGACGTCACGATCCGCTCCGGCCCGTTCGTTCTGAGCCAGGTCAACCTCACCGTGCCGCAGGGAGGCTACGCCATCCTGATGGGTCGCACCGGAGAGGGCAAAACCACCATTCTGGAGGCCATCTGCGGGCTGCGCACGGTCGCCGCCGGTCGAGTAGTGGTCGGCGGCGTGGATGTCACCCGCTGGAAACCCGCCGACCGGGGCATCGGCTACGTCCCGCAGGACCTCGCGCTGTTTCCCACGATGACCGTCCGCGGGCATCTGGAGTTCGCGCTGCGAATCCGCCGCGCCGACCGGGCCACGCTCAGAAATCGAGTCGCCGAATTGTCGCACGTACTCGGGATCGAAGCGCTGCTGGATCGGCACGTGCGCCATCTCAGCGGCGGCGAGGCGCAGCGCGTTGCGCTCGGCCGGGCGCTGGCCTTCGAACCGCAGATCCTGCTGCTGGACGAGCCCCTCGCAGCCCTCGACGAAACGACCCGGCAACGTCTCTGCGAACTTCTCAGGTCGATTCAGCGGGACCGCGGCCTGACGACGCTGCACATCACGCACAACCGGGCTGAGGCCCAGGCGCTCGCCGATACACTGTTTGTCATCGAATCCCGCCAGGTCGCCGAACGTCCGATCGGTCAGCTCGAACAGCTTGCGGCGGCCGTCGCAACGACACACCGGAACGAAACGCGATGA
- a CDS encoding HesA/MoeB/ThiF family protein, whose product MDVLPELTDDEQDRYAWQLTHPDFGLAGQRRLKGAAVLISRAGGVGGSVALQLAAAGVGRLILAHAGNLRLNDLNRQLLMTTAGVGRPRIESAERRLKELNPNIAIETVDENIAESNAADLVGRCDVVVSAAPLFSERLLMNREAVRQQKPLIDCAMYELEGRLTTVIPGRTACLNCLYPEPPPNWKRQFPVFSAVSSTVGSLAAMEVIKVIAGLGESLAGRLLLFDLRNMAFRTLPVARREDCATCGVNQNLTFAP is encoded by the coding sequence ATGGACGTACTTCCCGAACTGACCGACGACGAACAGGACCGCTACGCCTGGCAGTTGACCCACCCCGACTTCGGCCTCGCCGGCCAGCGCCGCCTCAAAGGCGCTGCCGTGCTGATCTCGCGAGCGGGAGGCGTCGGCGGCTCCGTCGCCCTGCAACTGGCGGCCGCAGGCGTCGGCCGGCTGATCCTGGCCCACGCGGGAAACCTGCGCCTGAACGACCTCAACCGCCAGCTCCTGATGACGACGGCGGGCGTCGGACGCCCCCGGATCGAATCCGCCGAGCGTCGGTTGAAAGAGCTGAATCCGAACATCGCCATCGAGACCGTCGACGAGAACATCGCCGAGAGCAACGCCGCTGATCTCGTCGGACGCTGCGATGTCGTCGTCAGCGCCGCCCCCCTCTTCTCCGAACGTCTGCTGATGAACCGCGAAGCCGTCCGCCAGCAGAAGCCGCTGATCGACTGCGCCATGTACGAACTCGAAGGCCGATTGACGACCGTCATACCCGGCCGCACAGCGTGCCTGAACTGTCTCTATCCGGAACCCCCTCCCAACTGGAAGCGGCAGTTCCCGGTCTTCAGCGCGGTTTCGAGCACCGTCGGCTCGCTCGCGGCCATGGAAGTGATTAAGGTGATCGCGGGCCTCGGCGAATCCCTCGCCGGCCGTCTGCTGCTGTTCGATCTCCGCAACATGGCCTTTCGCACGCTGCCAGTCGCCCGCCGAGAAGACTGCGCGACGTGCGGCGTAAACCAGAACTTAACATTCGCGCCATAA
- a CDS encoding MoaD/ThiS family protein encodes MKLLVEYTGQLRTAVGRSQDRIEVPDGATVAALLAQLSQSIGESARPHLLTLAGTMQPSLLVAINDTACTARQAASTVLQDGDSVVLLPPIAGG; translated from the coding sequence ATGAAACTCCTCGTCGAATACACCGGACAACTGCGCACGGCCGTCGGTCGGTCGCAGGACCGCATCGAGGTTCCCGACGGGGCGACCGTCGCCGCCCTCCTGGCTCAACTGAGCCAGTCCATCGGGGAGTCCGCCAGACCGCATCTGCTGACCCTGGCCGGAACCATGCAGCCCAGCCTGCTGGTTGCAATTAATGACACCGCGTGCACGGCGCGACAGGCCGCCTCGACCGTCCTGCAGGATGGCGACTCCGTGGTCCTCCTGCCGCCGATTGCTGGAGGTTAA
- a CDS encoding substrate-binding domain-containing protein: MQRAHFFASRPDSIGAAAAPRDSGADDRTRRGSVSWPIVAMIGSLAILGLLLFSLRERPAQPSVSGASAAVQPLVVYCAASNRGVMEAIRQDYEKEFGRQVQIQYGASQSLLASLEVSKTGDLYLPADDSFLSIARSRDLIDDELQLADMQAIVAVPKGNPLGIKSLADLLRDNVRLAQGSFEATAIGKLTHQLLAEAGQWESLKQHTTVFKTTVNEVANDVKIGAVDAGIVYGPVLHDYATLEGVSISELSAINSRVAIALLKSSAAPRQALHFARYLSASDKGLVRYREFGFQPVDSDPWSEQPELTLYAGSMLRPAIEETITAFEEREGVRVTRVYNGCGILVAQMKAGQVPDAYFACDSEFMNQVQDLFPESQSVSQNELVILVKKGNPFGIKSLKDLAQANLRVGIGHEKQCAMGWITQKTFAESGLQTELMKNVVVQTPTGDMLVNQMRSGSLDAAVAYLSNAAGSSEFLDAIRIQGLPCSIATQPYGIARDSGHRQLSERLFRAIRTDSSKEKFTSEGFRWLDERAAGQ, translated from the coding sequence ATGCAACGTGCCCACTTCTTCGCAAGCCGGCCCGATTCCATCGGCGCAGCCGCCGCTCCCCGCGACTCGGGCGCTGACGACCGGACTCGCAGAGGTTCCGTCTCGTGGCCCATCGTGGCCATGATCGGATCGCTCGCGATCCTCGGCCTGCTCCTGTTCAGCCTGCGCGAGCGACCCGCTCAACCCAGCGTCAGCGGAGCATCCGCCGCCGTCCAGCCGCTGGTCGTCTACTGCGCCGCCAGCAATCGGGGCGTGATGGAGGCGATTCGACAGGATTATGAAAAGGAGTTCGGCCGCCAGGTGCAGATCCAGTACGGAGCCTCACAATCGCTGCTCGCGTCGCTGGAGGTCTCGAAAACGGGAGACCTGTACCTCCCCGCCGATGACAGTTTCCTGTCGATCGCCCGCTCACGGGATCTCATCGACGACGAGCTCCAGCTCGCCGACATGCAGGCCATCGTGGCCGTCCCCAAGGGAAATCCTCTGGGAATCAAGTCACTGGCCGATCTCCTGCGCGACAATGTCCGCCTGGCTCAAGGAAGTTTCGAAGCCACCGCCATCGGCAAGTTGACGCACCAGTTGCTCGCCGAGGCCGGGCAGTGGGAGTCCCTGAAGCAGCACACTACCGTCTTCAAGACCACGGTCAATGAAGTCGCCAACGACGTCAAAATCGGAGCGGTCGACGCGGGAATCGTCTACGGCCCCGTCCTGCACGACTACGCGACGCTGGAAGGCGTCTCCATCTCCGAACTGTCGGCCATAAACTCACGGGTCGCCATCGCCCTCTTGAAATCGAGCGCAGCCCCCCGCCAGGCGCTGCACTTTGCCCGCTACCTGAGCGCCAGCGACAAGGGACTGGTCCGCTACCGCGAATTCGGCTTTCAGCCGGTCGACAGCGACCCCTGGAGCGAACAGCCGGAATTGACGCTCTACGCGGGCTCCATGCTCCGGCCTGCCATCGAGGAGACGATTACGGCCTTCGAAGAACGGGAAGGCGTCCGGGTCACGCGCGTTTACAACGGCTGCGGAATTCTCGTGGCGCAGATGAAGGCCGGCCAGGTGCCGGACGCCTACTTCGCCTGCGACTCGGAGTTCATGAACCAGGTGCAGGACCTGTTTCCGGAGTCTCAGTCCGTTTCGCAGAACGAGCTCGTGATTCTGGTGAAGAAGGGGAATCCGTTCGGCATCAAGTCGCTGAAGGACCTCGCCCAGGCCAACCTGCGTGTCGGCATCGGCCACGAAAAGCAGTGCGCGATGGGCTGGATTACGCAAAAGACCTTTGCGGAAAGCGGCCTGCAGACGGAACTGATGAAGAACGTCGTGGTCCAGACGCCGACCGGCGACATGCTCGTCAACCAGATGCGCAGCGGTTCGCTCGACGCCGCAGTCGCGTACCTCAGCAATGCGGCCGGTTCCTCCGAGTTTCTCGACGCGATCCGCATCCAGGGGCTCCCGTGCTCCATCGCGACGCAGCCCTACGGAATTGCTCGGGACTCGGGACACCGTCAATTGAGTGAGCGCCTCTTCCGAGCCATCCGGACCGATTCGTCCAAGGAGAAATTCACCAGCGAGGGCTTCCGCTGGCTCGATGAACGGGCCGCCGGCCAATGA